Genomic window (Streptomyces sp. NBC_00078):
TCAGGACGACGAATCCCTTCTCACCTGCCTGGGACGATCCGCTTGACGATCTGAGAACGGTGGTTCGTGCCAGGCACTACCCTCGGATAGCGACGGCGGGAGGGAGGGCAACAGTTGGACGAGACCGCGAGCGATTCCGTCAGCGACCACGATCTCCTCACCCGTCATGTCGCCGGCGACCCGGAGGCCTTCGGTGAGCTTGTGCGGCGTCATCGTGATCGCCTGTGGGCGGTGGCCCTGCGGACGCTGGGAGACCGCGAGGAGGCCGCTGACGCCGTTCAGGACGCCCTTGTATCGGCCTACCGGGCCGCCCACACCTTCCGGGGGCAGTCGGCCGTCACGACGTGGCTGCACCGGATCACGGTGAACGCCTGCCTGGACCGTGCTCGCAAGGCCGCCTCGCGAAAAACCTCGCCGGTCGACGACACCGAGCGGCTGGAGCAGCTGCTGGAGCCGCACGAGGAGGCATCGGCTCCTGCTGAGCGCAATGATCTGCACCGTCAGCTGTTGGAGGCCCTTGGCACCCTCCCGCCCAACCAACGCGCCGCCCTCGTCCTCGTCGACATGCAGGGGTACCCCGTGGCCGAAGCCGCGCGCCTCCTCGACGTCCCTACGGGCACGGTGAAGAGCCGCTGCGCCCGTGGCAGAGCCAGACTCCTGCCGCTTCTCACTCATCTACGGCCGGAAAACTCCGGTGGCGGAAAGGAACCGGGTGAGAGGCGGAACCGGACGCAGGGGACATCCGTCCCACCGGCAGCGGGACCGCCGACCGACGGTTCACGCGATACCGGGCCGAGTGATTCAGCTGCAGTGAAGGGCGGAGGTGGGCGAGCGTGACATCCACGACGGACATGGCCGGGCACCCGGACGTCGCCGAAATCTCCGACCTCACCGAAGGACTGCTTCCAGCGTCCCGGACCGCCGACATACGACGGCACCTGGACGAGTGCGAACTCTGCGCGGACGTCCACACGTCGCTGGAGGAGATCCGAGGGCTACTCGGCTCGATGCCGGGCCCGACACACATGCCCGCCGATGTCGCCGGCCGGATCGACGCCGCGCTCGCCGCTGAGGCACTGCTGAACGCGACCGCGACCGCTGCCACGGAAACCCCGACACTCGTCAGCTCTACTCGTTCCGTGAACGACACCGACGACGGCCACGACAGCCCGCATGTTTCACGTGAAACATCGGCAACGACGAACCGACCCGCAGGACGCGCGCGGACCTCCACCACCGGACCGGG
Coding sequences:
- the sigM gene encoding RNA polymerase sigma factor SigM produces the protein MDETASDSVSDHDLLTRHVAGDPEAFGELVRRHRDRLWAVALRTLGDREEAADAVQDALVSAYRAAHTFRGQSAVTTWLHRITVNACLDRARKAASRKTSPVDDTERLEQLLEPHEEASAPAERNDLHRQLLEALGTLPPNQRAALVLVDMQGYPVAEAARLLDVPTGTVKSRCARGRARLLPLLTHLRPENSGGGKEPGERRNRTQGTSVPPAAGPPTDGSRDTGPSDSAAVKGGGGRA